In Acinetobacter sp. C32I, one genomic interval encodes:
- a CDS encoding substrate-binding domain-containing protein encodes MRLNPCHIAIALAVSGATVATTANAARDTIQIAGSSTVLPFASIVAEEFGNTFPQFKAPVVGSGGTGGGLKQFCQGVGDNTIDIANASRQIKDTELDACKKSGVNQVQEIKVGYDGIVFASNVKKAAYKLKPVHVFTALSAQLPSNGKLVPNPYTTWNQIDKSLPNEPITLVIPASNHGTREVFQEKMVDAGCEAFDYYKALSKDDQKKACSTFRKDGRVIEIAGDYTETLARLKTSPNAVGVFGLGFYDSNRDKLRVATVNGVTPSEKTVLDGSYLVSRPLFFYVKGEHLKSIKGLPQFTEFFLNKKISGKGSKLEKAGLIPLSDKERAKILADFKAGKSVK; translated from the coding sequence ATGCGCTTAAATCCATGTCACATCGCAATTGCATTAGCTGTATCTGGGGCAACTGTAGCAACGACTGCAAATGCAGCTCGTGATACGATTCAAATTGCTGGTTCATCTACTGTATTACCGTTTGCAAGTATTGTTGCTGAAGAGTTTGGCAACACATTCCCACAGTTCAAAGCACCGGTTGTTGGTTCAGGTGGTACGGGCGGTGGTTTGAAACAATTCTGTCAAGGTGTAGGTGATAACACTATCGACATCGCAAATGCTTCACGTCAAATTAAAGACACAGAACTTGATGCATGTAAAAAATCTGGCGTAAACCAAGTACAAGAAATTAAAGTCGGTTATGACGGTATCGTATTTGCATCAAATGTTAAAAAAGCGGCATATAAATTAAAACCAGTACATGTATTCACTGCATTATCTGCACAGCTTCCTTCAAATGGTAAATTAGTTCCAAACCCATATACAACTTGGAACCAAATTGATAAATCATTACCAAATGAGCCGATCACTTTAGTTATTCCTGCTTCTAACCACGGTACGCGTGAAGTTTTCCAAGAGAAGATGGTTGATGCCGGTTGTGAAGCATTTGATTACTACAAAGCTTTAAGCAAAGATGATCAAAAGAAAGCATGTTCAACCTTCCGTAAAGATGGTCGTGTGATTGAAATTGCGGGTGACTATACTGAAACTCTAGCTCGCTTGAAAACGTCTCCAAATGCAGTCGGTGTATTTGGTCTAGGTTTCTATGATTCAAACCGTGATAAATTACGTGTAGCGACTGTAAATGGCGTGACGCCATCTGAGAAAACTGTACTAGATGGTAGCTACCTTGTTTCACGTCCATTGTTCTTCTACGTGAAAGGCGAGCACTTGAAATCAATCAAAGGCTTACCACAATTCACAGAATTCTTCTTAAACAAGAAAATTTCTGGTAAAGGTTCTAAATTAGAAAAAGCGGGCTTGATTCCTTTAAGCGACAAAGAGCGCGCAAAAATCCTAGCTGATTTCAAAGCGGGTAAATCAGTTAAGTAA
- the pstB gene encoding phosphate ABC transporter ATP-binding protein PstB — MNTIDIMNAVEKDKSVNPQQTEFTSSEAQVQQSNTAFVSQFETASSNKKPKTSEVKISTKDVHVYYGETEAIKGIDLDVYQNEVIAFIGPSGCGKSTFLRTLNRMNDTIDSCRVTGKVTLDNQDIYDPNLDVVLLRAQVGMVFQKPNPFPKSIFDNVAYGPKLHGLARDKYDLEEIVENSLRKAGLWDEVKDRLSQPGTGLSGGQQQRLCIARTIAVSPEVILMDEPCSALDPIATAKIEELISELSEQFTIAIVTHSMQQAARVSDRTAYFHLGDLIEVNSTEKVFTQPDHQLTEAYITGRFG; from the coding sequence ATGAATACGATTGATATTATGAACGCCGTAGAAAAGGATAAATCAGTGAATCCACAGCAAACAGAATTTACGTCATCTGAAGCGCAAGTTCAGCAATCAAATACTGCATTTGTCTCTCAGTTTGAAACGGCTTCTTCAAATAAAAAGCCAAAAACCAGTGAAGTGAAAATCAGTACCAAAGATGTTCATGTTTACTATGGTGAAACTGAGGCAATCAAAGGAATTGACCTTGATGTTTACCAGAACGAAGTGATCGCATTCATTGGTCCATCGGGTTGTGGTAAATCGACATTCCTGCGGACTTTAAACCGTATGAATGACACCATTGATAGCTGTCGTGTGACGGGTAAAGTGACCTTAGATAATCAAGATATCTACGATCCAAATCTTGATGTGGTGTTGCTGCGTGCACAAGTCGGCATGGTATTCCAAAAGCCAAACCCATTTCCAAAATCAATTTTTGACAACGTTGCTTATGGCCCGAAATTACATGGTTTGGCACGTGATAAATATGACCTAGAAGAAATTGTTGAAAACAGTTTGCGTAAAGCGGGTTTATGGGACGAAGTCAAAGATCGTTTGAGTCAACCAGGCACAGGTTTATCAGGTGGTCAGCAGCAGCGTTTATGTATTGCACGTACCATTGCAGTAAGCCCAGAAGTGATCTTGATGGATGAGCCATGTTCAGCACTGGATCCAATTGCGACCGCAAAAATTGAAGAATTGATTTCAGAATTGTCAGAACAATTCACCATTGCAATCGTCACTCACTCTATGCAGCAAGCGGCGCGTGTCTCTGACCGTACAGCTTACTTCCATTTGGGTGACTTGATTGAAGTGAACTCGACTGAAAAAGTCTTTACTCAGCCTGATCATCAATTGACTGAAGCCTATATCACAGGTCGTTTTGGTTAA
- a CDS encoding DUF2238 domain-containing protein, with protein sequence MIEQQLSLKHYIALAIVLLVVAIASIQPLEFEAYLLHQAGTVLMLIALIVTMKKIGISFYSFCLYLGFLLIHILGAHYLYSYVPYNEWIENLFHFDLNQTMGWSRNMYDRLVHFAYGLLLYPFFYRCFQVWLPTAKPLTLFLLVIQFVMASSMFYELIEWWIAIGLSPEDAENYNGQQGDIWDAHKDMFLATIGAILIGIIQLLKQKTPMQK encoded by the coding sequence ATGATCGAACAACAACTGAGTTTAAAACATTATATTGCATTGGCGATTGTACTTCTGGTGGTTGCAATCGCAAGTATTCAGCCGCTTGAGTTTGAGGCTTATTTACTACACCAAGCGGGTACCGTCTTGATGCTGATCGCCCTCATCGTCACGATGAAAAAGATTGGTATCAGTTTTTATAGTTTTTGCCTCTATCTGGGCTTTCTTCTAATCCATATTTTAGGGGCGCACTACCTTTATTCTTATGTGCCTTATAACGAGTGGATTGAAAATCTGTTCCACTTTGACTTAAATCAAACCATGGGTTGGTCGCGTAATATGTATGACCGACTGGTGCATTTTGCTTATGGTCTATTGCTCTATCCTTTTTTCTATCGCTGTTTTCAAGTCTGGTTACCAACTGCCAAACCTTTGACCCTATTTTTGCTGGTTATCCAATTTGTCATGGCATCGAGCATGTTCTATGAACTGATCGAATGGTGGATCGCCATTGGTTTATCTCCTGAGGATGCTGAAAACTATAATGGCCAACAGGGCGACATTTGGGATGCGCATAAGGATATGTTCCTGGCGACCATCGGAGCAATACTGATTGGGATCATTCAACTGCTCAAACAAAAAACGCCTATGCAAAAATAG
- a CDS encoding amino acid permease produces the protein MDVNNKHELKQGLSNRHIQLIALGGAIGTGLFLGLSQTIKLAGPSILLGYAIAGVIAFLIMRHLGEMVVEEPVSGSFSYFANKYWGRMAGFMSGWNYWVLYVLVSMAELSAIGTFIQFWWPDVPTWLTALVFFVLINAINLVNVRFFGESEFLFSCIKIVAILSMIGFGAYLLLSGSAGPQAGIANLWQHGGFFPHGTHGFIMALAVIMFAFGGLELIGIAAAETKNPETTIPKAVNQIVYRILIFYIGAIGILLCLYPWNMVAEGGSPFVLIFQSLNSNGVANVLNFVVLIAAVSVYNSCIYCNSRMLHGLAEQGNAPAVLKKVNARGIPVPAAIVSASVTAICVLVNYLIPGEAFQLFMMLVVAALVINWLMISVTHLKFNKAMRLKQHQIKFKSIWSPWSNYLTISFVCFILIIMAMTPDMRLAVILGPIWLAILAAMYIFKYRKKMLVLPEAQSNL, from the coding sequence ATGGATGTAAACAATAAACATGAGTTAAAGCAAGGATTGTCCAATCGGCATATCCAGCTGATTGCGCTAGGCGGGGCAATTGGGACAGGATTATTCTTGGGTCTTTCGCAAACCATCAAACTGGCAGGGCCCTCTATTTTATTGGGTTATGCGATTGCTGGTGTGATTGCGTTTTTAATTATGCGCCATTTAGGAGAAATGGTGGTTGAAGAACCCGTGAGCGGTTCATTTAGTTATTTTGCCAATAAATACTGGGGCCGCATGGCAGGCTTTATGTCGGGCTGGAATTATTGGGTGCTGTATGTGTTGGTCAGTATGGCTGAACTAAGTGCCATCGGGACTTTTATTCAATTTTGGTGGCCAGACGTGCCCACATGGCTGACTGCCTTGGTGTTCTTTGTACTGATTAATGCCATTAATCTGGTCAATGTCAGATTCTTTGGTGAGTCCGAATTTCTGTTTTCCTGCATTAAGATTGTTGCGATTTTAAGTATGATTGGCTTCGGTGCTTATTTATTGCTTTCTGGTTCTGCGGGGCCACAGGCGGGTATTGCCAATTTATGGCAGCACGGTGGCTTTTTTCCACATGGCACGCATGGCTTTATTATGGCGCTTGCCGTGATCATGTTTGCCTTTGGTGGACTTGAACTGATCGGAATTGCTGCGGCAGAAACCAAAAATCCTGAAACCACCATTCCTAAGGCGGTGAATCAGATTGTGTACCGTATTTTGATTTTCTATATCGGTGCAATCGGGATTTTACTCTGTCTTTATCCGTGGAATATGGTGGCGGAAGGGGGCAGCCCTTTTGTATTGATCTTCCAGTCCTTGAATAGTAATGGGGTTGCCAATGTCCTCAATTTTGTGGTGTTGATTGCAGCTGTTTCTGTTTATAACAGTTGTATTTATTGTAATAGCCGTATGTTACATGGCTTGGCGGAACAGGGCAATGCACCTGCGGTATTGAAAAAAGTGAATGCGCGTGGAATTCCTGTTCCTGCGGCGATTGTCTCTGCTTCGGTTACGGCGATATGTGTGTTGGTCAACTATTTAATTCCGGGTGAAGCCTTTCAGTTATTCATGATGCTAGTGGTTGCAGCATTGGTGATTAACTGGTTAATGATTTCCGTCACCCATTTGAAATTTAATAAAGCAATGCGCCTGAAACAACATCAAATCAAATTTAAAAGCATCTGGAGCCCATGGAGTAATTATCTCACCATCAGCTTTGTCTGCTTTATTTTGATTATTATGGCGATGACCCCTGATATGCGTTTGGCTGTTATTCTCGGACCGATCTGGCTGGCGATTTTAGCGGCGATGTATATCTTTAAATATCGTAAAAAAATGTTGGTGCTGCCCGAAGCACAGTCCAACCTTTAA
- the blp2 gene encoding Ig-like repeat protein Blp2 codes for MTRVVVFSKKNSNVLQDAQLKSVVLDQPSIVQIGVNQADIKSMIKQGSDLVITLKNGEKIIVSGFYSDENLTEHSLAIAKEDGTYAVAEFDDSGKFVRYTLATSLTQFAYTDAATPAPQPQNVDHDSAISKSQLLKVGLAALVAEGVYLLAVKDDDDDKNKNDNQPIDITPPATPTASLGTDTQTITGKTEAKAKIEIKDAAGKVIATTQADAEGNYTVKLDQPLVNGGKVSVTAIDGSGNTSKATVVTGNKDTIAPDAPTAQLNADGTIVTGKAEANAKVSIYDANGTLLGSVIANKAGLYSIKVSPPLTSEKGGTVVAEDAAENKSTPSKVVAGKDTLAPDQPFVDVNKEGSSIQGRAEANSKVQIKDADGKIIGSGITDAQGKFQITLSPALAADKKATIIVEDAAGNQSKPLEISAGKDTIAPDKAVAEINTAGDSVTGTAEANSKIEIRSADGKTLYGSGTVGADGKFSITLSSALTDKNVGKVYIIDAAGNRSDAVDVVGTKDTIAPNKPVLQTVMDDVGVVKGAIAAGGDTDDSKPTLAGVGEAKTVLTIYDNGQPIGTVTVGDNGRWSFEVKQDLSLGPHKITLTLTDAAGNISEASDAFSFNVVAPVVKASLADTIDLGALQTQHAEPVSESNNIEKPSLNTLLSSSEPVSNQLDEVLNQLLLGQNPSATISHSGNADVTHLDYAQTIKADPLDQLAALQHSII; via the coding sequence ATGACAAGAGTCGTCGTTTTTTCAAAGAAAAATTCGAATGTTCTACAAGATGCGCAATTGAAAAGTGTGGTGCTCGACCAGCCTTCGATCGTACAGATTGGTGTGAATCAAGCCGATATTAAATCCATGATCAAACAAGGTAGTGATCTTGTCATTACATTAAAAAACGGTGAAAAAATTATTGTCAGTGGTTTTTATAGTGATGAAAACTTAACAGAGCATAGCCTTGCAATTGCAAAAGAGGATGGGACTTATGCGGTCGCAGAATTTGATGATTCAGGGAAATTTGTCCGTTATACCCTAGCAACATCACTGACGCAATTTGCGTATACGGATGCAGCTACACCAGCTCCTCAACCTCAAAATGTGGATCATGATTCGGCAATTAGTAAATCACAACTATTAAAAGTCGGTTTGGCTGCTTTAGTGGCAGAAGGTGTGTATTTGTTAGCGGTAAAAGATGATGATGACGATAAGAATAAAAATGACAATCAACCGATTGATATAACACCACCAGCGACACCAACAGCGAGCTTGGGTACAGATACACAAACGATTACGGGTAAAACTGAAGCGAAGGCCAAAATCGAAATTAAGGATGCTGCTGGGAAAGTGATTGCAACGACCCAAGCCGATGCCGAAGGAAATTACACGGTTAAGTTGGATCAACCTTTGGTGAATGGTGGCAAGGTCAGCGTGACTGCAATTGATGGTTCGGGGAATACGTCTAAAGCCACTGTTGTGACAGGAAATAAAGATACCATTGCACCAGATGCCCCGACGGCACAACTGAATGCAGATGGCACGATTGTGACAGGTAAGGCTGAAGCCAATGCCAAAGTCTCAATTTATGATGCAAATGGCACGCTATTGGGTAGCGTGATTGCAAATAAAGCAGGGCTGTATTCAATTAAAGTTTCACCTCCTTTAACCAGTGAAAAAGGCGGGACGGTTGTCGCTGAAGATGCAGCCGAAAATAAATCTACACCTTCTAAAGTGGTTGCAGGCAAAGATACTTTAGCGCCAGATCAACCTTTTGTGGATGTAAATAAGGAAGGTTCATCTATTCAAGGTCGAGCAGAGGCGAATAGCAAGGTGCAGATCAAAGATGCGGATGGGAAAATCATTGGTAGTGGAATTACAGATGCACAAGGCAAATTTCAGATTACACTTTCACCTGCCTTAGCTGCAGATAAAAAGGCAACCATCATTGTAGAAGATGCGGCAGGCAACCAGTCCAAGCCACTTGAGATTAGTGCTGGAAAAGACACCATCGCACCAGATAAAGCTGTTGCTGAAATCAATACCGCAGGTGATTCAGTGACAGGTACGGCGGAAGCGAATAGTAAAATTGAAATTAGAAGTGCGGATGGGAAAACACTGTATGGTTCAGGTACTGTTGGTGCGGATGGAAAATTTAGCATTACTCTATCATCGGCTTTAACCGATAAAAATGTAGGGAAAGTCTATATTATTGATGCAGCAGGGAACCGTTCCGATGCAGTCGATGTGGTTGGGACAAAAGATACCATTGCGCCGAATAAACCGGTTTTGCAAACTGTGATGGATGATGTTGGTGTGGTAAAAGGTGCGATCGCAGCGGGAGGTGATACCGATGATAGCAAACCGACTTTGGCTGGTGTGGGCGAAGCAAAAACAGTTCTGACGATTTATGACAATGGTCAACCGATTGGTACGGTAACAGTCGGGGATAATGGCAGATGGAGTTTTGAAGTCAAGCAGGATTTGAGTCTAGGGCCACATAAAATCACCTTAACCTTGACTGATGCAGCAGGGAATATTAGTGAAGCGAGTGATGCATTTAGTTTTAATGTGGTCGCACCTGTGGTGAAAGCCTCTTTGGCCGATACGATTGATTTGGGTGCCTTACAAACCCAACACGCTGAACCTGTGTCTGAATCAAACAATATTGAGAAACCGAGTCTAAATACCTTGTTGTCTTCTTCTGAACCAGTATCAAATCAGTTGGATGAGGTTTTAAACCAATTACTTTTAGGGCAAAACCCATCTGCGACAATCAGTCATTCTGGAAACGCTGATGTAACCCATCTGGATTATGCTCAGACCATTAAAGCCGATCCTTTAGATCAGCTTGCGGCACTGCAACATTCTATTATCTGA
- the sohB gene encoding protease SohB, whose translation MLFHLPKFPAEIRISHLNARVNEQRKRIAQTTASRLELLQLVQQLAKEAKIRKKNDQKIYVLDFKGDVQASAVDTIREEITLILATAKAGHDRVVVRLESPGGMVHGYGLAAAQLVRLRDAGFNVTICVDKVAASGGYMMACIANEIISAPFAVVGSIGVVAQVPNFNRLLKQHNVDFELYTAGEYKRTVTMFGENTPEGKAKFEEELQQTHSLFKHFVEKYRPQLDVAKVATGEHWYGEDARELNLVDKLQTSDEYLLSLLPKHDIYVINTRKRPTFGEKLGLQAAQMAESLIPTVLSKITDSLAKANSTIVQMRDPKF comes from the coding sequence ATGTTATTCCATTTACCTAAGTTTCCTGCTGAAATTCGTATTAGTCATCTCAATGCGCGTGTGAATGAACAAAGAAAAAGAATTGCGCAAACCACCGCTTCTCGTTTGGAGTTATTACAACTCGTTCAACAATTGGCGAAAGAAGCCAAAATTCGTAAAAAGAATGATCAAAAAATTTATGTCCTCGACTTTAAAGGGGATGTTCAAGCCTCTGCGGTCGATACCATTCGTGAAGAAATTACTCTGATCTTAGCGACTGCTAAAGCAGGGCATGATCGTGTTGTTGTTCGTTTAGAAAGTCCAGGTGGCATGGTGCATGGCTATGGTTTAGCAGCTGCGCAATTGGTGCGTTTACGTGATGCAGGTTTTAATGTCACCATCTGTGTGGATAAAGTTGCTGCAAGTGGCGGTTATATGATGGCATGTATTGCCAATGAAATTATTTCTGCGCCGTTTGCTGTGGTTGGCTCGATTGGCGTGGTTGCACAAGTACCGAACTTTAATCGTTTATTAAAGCAGCACAATGTCGATTTTGAGCTGTATACCGCAGGGGAATATAAACGTACCGTGACTATGTTTGGTGAAAACACGCCAGAAGGAAAGGCCAAGTTTGAAGAAGAATTGCAGCAAACCCATTCTTTATTTAAACACTTTGTTGAAAAATACCGCCCACAACTCGATGTTGCTAAAGTCGCAACAGGCGAGCATTGGTATGGTGAAGATGCCCGTGAACTGAACTTGGTTGATAAGCTACAAACCTCAGATGAATATTTATTAAGCTTGTTACCAAAGCATGATATCTATGTGATTAATACTCGTAAACGTCCGACCTTTGGTGAGAAACTGGGATTACAGGCAGCACAAATGGCTGAAAGTTTAATTCCGACTGTGCTCAGTAAAATTACCGATAGTCTTGCAAAAGCAAATAGTACGATTGTACAAATGCGCGACCCGAAATTTTAA
- the pstA gene encoding phosphate ABC transporter permease PstA — MSSSNTSPLDPNLLDPQVAAEQREQRKRKIQSSLAKRHRKEKTFRFAGISAVVIALAFVALLFGSILAKGLPAFWQSSVTVPVYFDPAIINVGAKPKQTAGETPAHFEERMVAWQTEMGMVDWDALIVNGIVAKNKALESQRDYLSSLYTSSEAYRLRDMVLKNPALIGSKEEIKFLADANVDVWLAGNIDRSLPDDQQQLEPEVRQLADQLKAEGIITNTFNTNLFFSPDSRSSPATSGLAGAFMGSLFMMMIVIVISIPIGVASAIYLEEFAPKNMMTDIIEVNINNLAAVPSIVFGLLGAAIFIGWMQLPLSAPLVGGLVLSLMTLPTVIITTRASLKAVPPSIRQAALGLGASKVQTIFHHVLPLALPGIMTGAIIGVAHALGETAPLLLIGMSAFVASVPTTPLDQATALPVQVYLWQGNELRNFFEGRTAAAIIVLLALMIGLNSLAIWLRKKFEVRW; from the coding sequence ATGAGTTCATCAAATACATCTCCTCTGGATCCGAACCTATTGGATCCTCAAGTAGCTGCTGAACAACGTGAGCAGCGTAAAAGAAAGATCCAAAGTTCTTTGGCTAAGCGTCATCGTAAAGAAAAAACCTTTCGCTTCGCAGGTATCTCGGCGGTTGTGATCGCGCTGGCATTTGTTGCCTTACTATTTGGTAGCATCTTGGCGAAAGGTCTGCCTGCTTTTTGGCAAAGCAGCGTGACCGTTCCAGTTTATTTTGATCCAGCGATCATCAATGTTGGGGCGAAGCCAAAACAAACAGCAGGTGAAACCCCAGCTCACTTTGAAGAGCGCATGGTCGCTTGGCAAACTGAAATGGGTATGGTGGACTGGGATGCCTTGATCGTAAATGGCATCGTTGCTAAAAACAAAGCCTTAGAGTCTCAACGTGATTATTTGAGCAGTTTATATACCAGTTCTGAAGCATACCGTTTGCGTGATATGGTGCTTAAAAACCCTGCGCTGATTGGAAGCAAAGAAGAGATTAAATTCTTGGCAGATGCCAATGTTGATGTGTGGTTAGCAGGTAATATTGACCGTAGTTTACCAGATGACCAGCAACAGCTTGAACCTGAAGTGCGTCAACTGGCAGATCAGCTAAAAGCGGAAGGAATTATTACAAATACCTTCAATACCAACTTGTTCTTTAGTCCAGATTCTCGTAGTTCACCTGCAACCAGTGGTTTAGCCGGCGCATTCATGGGTTCATTATTCATGATGATGATCGTGATTGTGATCTCGATTCCAATTGGTGTTGCCAGTGCAATTTATCTTGAAGAGTTTGCACCAAAGAACATGATGACGGATATTATTGAAGTCAACATTAATAACTTGGCTGCTGTTCCTTCAATTGTGTTTGGTTTACTGGGTGCTGCAATCTTTATTGGCTGGATGCAATTGCCATTATCAGCACCACTGGTCGGTGGTTTGGTTCTAAGTTTGATGACCTTGCCAACCGTGATTATCACAACTCGTGCATCGCTAAAAGCAGTTCCGCCTTCGATCCGCCAAGCCGCTTTGGGTCTAGGTGCGTCGAAAGTACAAACCATTTTTCATCATGTATTACCGTTGGCCTTACCAGGCATTATGACAGGTGCGATCATTGGGGTTGCACATGCATTAGGTGAAACTGCACCGTTGCTTTTAATCGGGATGAGCGCTTTCGTTGCAAGTGTACCGACAACACCTTTAGATCAAGCGACTGCATTACCTGTACAGGTTTATTTGTGGCAAGGTAATGAATTACGTAACTTCTTTGAAGGACGTACCGCAGCAGCAATTATTGTTCTGTTGGCATTAATGATCGGATTGAACAGCCTTGCCATTTGGCTCCGTAAGAAATTTGAAGTGCGTTGGTAA
- the pstC gene encoding phosphate ABC transporter permease subunit PstC — MNLLLIGVLLALVAIAYQIGLSKSRNLAGKGNNSATLHSRPGYYGALVALWCGIPAFLILIIWNLVEPSILQHIIFNNIPASVSSTLDAAGRDVLTSRVQAIASGFGVTDQPAAYEVAAAQQLAKFQTIGSFAKLAVVISAGLAGLVWAKRHVSQQFRARNQVEKTINVALILCSGVAILTTIGIVLSMLKEALHFFHFVSPVDFFFGTEWNPGFSTSGNAEGSYGILPLIWGTLMVSGIALLVAVPIGLLVAIYLAEYASPSLRSWAKPAIEVLAGIPTIVYGVFALMVIGPFFKIVGESVGININATSALTAGFVMGIMIIPFVSSLSDDIITQVPRALRDGSLGLGATKSETIRQVVLPAALPGITGAFLLAVSRAVGETMIVVLAAGNSPLLHANPFEAVSTVTVTIVKQLTGDTDFASPQALVAFALGLTLFVITLGLNIIALYIVRKYREQYE; from the coding sequence ATGAATCTGCTACTTATCGGTGTGTTATTAGCCCTTGTGGCAATTGCATATCAAATCGGGCTGAGCAAAAGCCGTAACCTAGCAGGTAAGGGAAATAACTCAGCAACACTACATTCTCGTCCAGGATATTATGGGGCGTTGGTTGCTTTGTGGTGTGGTATTCCTGCTTTTTTAATTTTGATTATTTGGAATTTGGTTGAACCAAGTATTTTACAACATATTATTTTCAATAATATTCCTGCATCTGTGAGTTCAACTTTAGATGCGGCAGGTCGTGATGTTTTAACCAGTCGAGTGCAAGCAATTGCTTCTGGTTTCGGGGTAACAGATCAGCCAGCAGCATATGAAGTTGCAGCAGCACAACAACTTGCTAAATTCCAGACCATTGGCTCATTTGCAAAACTTGCAGTGGTGATTAGTGCTGGACTTGCGGGTTTAGTTTGGGCAAAGCGTCATGTGAGCCAACAATTCCGTGCACGTAACCAAGTCGAAAAAACCATTAATGTTGCTTTGATCCTATGTTCTGGTGTCGCAATCTTGACAACAATCGGTATTGTTTTATCGATGTTAAAAGAGGCGTTACACTTTTTCCATTTTGTCAGTCCAGTTGACTTCTTCTTTGGTACCGAATGGAATCCAGGCTTTAGCACCTCAGGAAATGCAGAAGGTAGCTACGGCATCTTACCGCTGATTTGGGGGACCTTAATGGTCAGTGGTATCGCATTATTGGTTGCGGTGCCGATTGGTTTGTTGGTTGCGATTTATCTGGCTGAATATGCATCGCCAAGCTTGCGTTCTTGGGCAAAACCTGCGATTGAGGTTTTGGCGGGGATTCCAACCATCGTTTATGGTGTATTCGCCTTAATGGTTATTGGCCCATTCTTTAAAATAGTGGGTGAAAGTGTTGGTATCAATATTAATGCGACCAGTGCCCTAACCGCAGGTTTTGTAATGGGCATTATGATTATCCCATTCGTTTCCTCATTGTCTGATGACATTATTACTCAGGTACCTCGTGCATTACGTGATGGTTCTTTGGGCTTAGGTGCAACCAAATCAGAAACGATTCGTCAAGTGGTTCTACCTGCTGCTCTACCAGGGATTACAGGGGCATTTTTACTTGCCGTATCCCGTGCTGTGGGTGAGACCATGATTGTGGTGCTTGCAGCAGGAAACAGTCCATTGTTGCATGCAAATCCATTTGAAGCAGTTTCGACAGTAACCGTTACGATTGTGAAGCAATTAACGGGGGATACTGACTTTGCCAGCCCACAAGCACTGGTGGCATTCGCCCTTGGTTTAACGCTGTTTGTGATTACTTTGGGTCTAAACATTATTGCACTGTACATCGTGCGTAAATATCGTGAGCAATACGAATGA
- a CDS encoding SRPBCC family protein, giving the protein MLNPVIIETQMLIRKPAHSVFEAFIDPEITSKFWFSSATAPLELGKTVEWTWEKYQVSANVKVTKIIANELIQIQWGEPSSTVDFIFEAINDDQTYLRIQNYNIPLQGDELITFIIDNTGGFTTVVDSLKAYLEHGIQLNLVQDKFPPF; this is encoded by the coding sequence ATGCTAAATCCTGTCATAATTGAAACACAAATGCTGATTCGTAAACCGGCCCACAGCGTTTTTGAAGCATTTATTGATCCAGAAATCACCTCAAAATTTTGGTTTAGTTCGGCAACAGCACCACTTGAACTAGGAAAAACGGTTGAATGGACTTGGGAAAAATACCAAGTTTCGGCAAACGTAAAGGTGACAAAAATAATTGCCAATGAATTAATTCAGATTCAATGGGGCGAGCCAAGCAGTACGGTTGATTTCATCTTTGAGGCGATCAATGACGATCAAACCTATCTCAGAATTCAAAATTATAATATCCCCTTACAAGGTGATGAGCTGATTACCTTTATTATTGATAATACGGGTGGCTTCACTACCGTCGTAGATAGCTTGAAAGCCTATTTAGAACATGGGATTCAACTCAATCTGGTTCAGGACAAGTTTCCCCCCTTCTAG